A genomic region of Plasmodium cynomolgi strain B DNA, chromosome 5, whole genome shotgun sequence contains the following coding sequences:
- a CDS encoding hypothetical protein (putative) codes for MNKIDFDINSIIYDLSDYVDIILIFFYSSGKSLSNRLLLIIKEIYEKHIEKILFIFSKIDEIKHEQDRIKLLCQTTQCLASKINIRYNIDLVPIYIYGAKNGRYLFEGARNDDDLCIVNRMSDIIYEIKKLFFKKLEKDLYCLVSDCDCIINKILDILKTDGERHVHKSTLRREREWGGAPQGSSSERLLKGARQRGSSKGLFKEARQRGSSKGLFKGALQRGSSKGLFKEAHQRCICIKHTAIQVFTLVAFLFFLCTQLSVHTYYKDVLLSYVDMSTNHFYKNYVISTGTILNNWENSYLMINLALAFFFLLSGIMKKKFTKNIKTLHVSSKEILREQLTFAKFAKDRGKYLAKTFYELKQN; via the exons atgaataaaatagaCTTTGACATTAACAGCATAATATATGACCTGTCTGATTATGTGGatattattttgatttttttttactcctcgGGGAAGTCCCTAAGTAATCGATTACTCCTTATTATTAAAGAGATTTATGAGAAgcatatagaaaaaatattatttattttttccaaaattgatgaaataaaacatgAACAGGACAGAATAAAATTGCTCTGTCAAACGACTCAGTGTTTGGCGAGTAAAATTAACATACGGTATAATATCGATTTGGTGcctatttatatttatgggGCTAAGAATGGGAGGTACCTCTTTGAGGGAGCGAGAAACGATGACGACCTATGCATTGTCAACCGGATGAGTGACATCATTTATGAGATCAAgaagcttttttttaaaaagctgGAAAAGGACCTCTACTGCCTCGTCAGCGACTGTGActgtattattaataaaattctgGACATTTTGAAGACGGACGGGGAGAGGCACGTCCACAAGTCCACCCTCAGGCGCGAGCGTGAGTGGGGAGGGGCCCCTCAAGGCAGCTCGTCAGAGAGGCTCCTCAAAGGGGCTCGTCAGAGAGGCTCTTCAAAGGGGCTCTTCAAAGAGGCTCGTCAGAGAGGCTCTTCAAAGGGGCTCTTCAAAGGGGCTCTTCAAAGGGGCTCTTCAAAGGGGCTCTTCAAAGAAGCTCATCAAAGATGCATAT GCATAAAACACACAGCCATCCAGGTGTTCACGCTGGTCGCATTTCTGTTCTTCCTCTGCACGCAGCTCTCCGTGCACACCTACTACAAGGACGTCCTGTTGAG CTACGTGGACATGTCGACCAAccacttttacaaaaattatgtcaTAAGCACAGGAACCATTCTTAACAACT GGGAAAACTCCTACCTGATGATCAATTTGGCCttggccttcttcttcctcctgaGCGGAatcatgaagaaaaaatttacgaagaACATAAAGACTTTGCACGTGTCGAGCAAGGAAATACTCAGG GAACAACTCACCTTTGCCAAGTTCGCCAAAGACAGGGGGAAGTACTTGGCCAAGACCTTCTACGAGTTGAAGCAGAATTGA
- a CDS encoding hypothetical protein (putative), with the protein MQANPVDTVEEEIPSFAIHNRMKIVRKGSNVRVMRSHRQEGDLSGITTPQEGSEFERIKQLSEMILMKKKFFKKKKKERNLNCSFSPTSNKCGNKTTLLMNTFDIILNSFLDLCISLYYHMLNRQYKESALRRFNRANYNHSVEAYLFYFDELKKHALFSKRIVEGGKREEGEGNPPRSGHNRNDSTHLSNHSDGSGYSLYFSKEKRRRRRGTPRLGSNKREKRAPNEREHKKGGLAEGVKNHTGKRLLKKKKKKWTTRSFPT; encoded by the exons ATGCAGGCCAATCCAGTCGATACAGTCGAGGAAGAGATTCCGTCTTTCGCGATACACAACCGGATGAAGATTGTCAGAAAGGGATCGAATGTACGCGTGATGAGGTCGCACAGGCAGGAAGGAGATCTAAGTGGAATAACTACCCCCCAGGAAGGAAGCGAATTCGAAAGGATAAAACAACTCTCCGAAATGATcctaatgaagaaaaaattttttaaaaaaaaaaaaaaagaaagaaaccTTAATTGTAGCTTTTCCCCCACGTCCAACAAATGTGGAAATAAAACTACCCTGCTCATGAACACATTTGATATCattttaaattcttttctAGATTTATGCATTTCCCT GTACTATCACATGTTGAATAGGCAATATAAAGAATCCGCTCTGCGGAGATTTAATCGAGCCAATTATAACCACTCGGTGGAAGCGTACCTTTTCTACTTTGACGAGCTGAAGAAGCATGCGTTGTTTTCAAAACGGATAGTTGAAGGGGGCAAgagagaagaaggggagggGAACCCCCCCCGCAGTGGACACAATCGGAATGACAGCACCCACCTCAGTAACCACAGCGACGGAAGTGGCTACAGTCTGTATTTCTCAAAGGAGAAGCGAAGGCGAAGAAGGGGTACCCCCCGCTTGGGGAGcaacaaaagggagaagaggGCGCCAAACGAGAgggaacataaaaagggtGGGCTAGCCGAAGGGGTGAAAAATCACACGGGGAAAAGgctccttaaaaaaaaaaaaaaaaaatggacgacTCGATCTTTTCCTACATGA
- a CDS encoding protein kinase (putative), with protein MIMEYGNTDLATSLYYISIENSADHVNTFYEPSGNQEEGYVQNGNAAILGDDCLDDTNCGAEMDNREEPLHGNSSRLTTTQLDCPRGGSGVLKNTVSNFNINALQESVRHICPCHNISEYIKKSFLNENQIKIYLYQLIRATLYLHTLCITHRDIKPQNVLIFVNKQSSNGVGGLKKGEKKKCLVCIQNSFKVKYIMNRRRGGEVKSGDRVCGGRSSQSGGSVRGGRSSKSVGSNRSEAPLGQAVPEVDATPNGITHPASGCDSSEPPRRKPSRDGSPNSANNAKEEGSQDEEGPSEGGRGEETHPGDPHHSGDLHHSGDPHHSGETPRCETSKRGAQGCHSRYSRSSTPFSFKCVVNNLSKKDVRLKRSASMTQSFKDTYDMCKENPDTCKASSKENCSPVSATDLKSEPRNDESDVQIGSPNWCTKKSAAINSGKDKVGYDPTENGGVPPPRDSSSSISSTEKDILSPFEVNPTHTEEKISLNRIYMNTITYKYIKLCDFNTSIKLKENYKYFSYVCSRYYRAPELLFGSNYYSQAIDTWSIGCVMGELILGKPLFLGDCASDQLVEIIKILGTPNDEDFLSFKSGHKNVKLPQVKPITLKKLIKNQSSQESIDLLGKLLQFNPQKRIKLCNALLHTYFDDIRNLNAFKDDHNGGSTSPLPYITNCFNFTKEELLHFTVEERKILVPLEVRRRKLDEVMQYIDMTMENFDKMYPNK; from the exons atgattATGGAATATGGAAATACAGATTTAGCTACTTCGCTTTATTATATTAGTATAGAAAATTCAGCTGACCATGTTAATACGTTTTATGAACCGAGTGGGAATCAGGAGGAGGGGTATGTCCAAAATGGTAATGCCGCTATACTTGGGGATGATTGCTTGGATGATACCAACTGTGGAGCTGAGATGGACAATCGGGAAGAACCACTGCATGGAAACTCTAGTCGATTGACCACAACCCAATTGGACTGTCCcaggggaggaagcggagTGCTCAAAAACACTGTAagtaattttaatataaatgcaTTACAAGAGAGTGTTAGGCACATCTGCCCATGTCATAATATAAGTgagtatattaaaaaaagctttCTTAATGAGAATCAGATTAAAATATACCTCTATCAGTTGATTCGAGCGACCCTTTACCTACACACCCTGTGTATAACGCACCGAGATATAAAACCACAGAACGTCCTGATTTTTGTTAACAAGCAGAGTAGCAATGGGGTAGGGGGGTTGAagaaaggggagaagaagaagtgtcTCGTGTGTATTCAGAATTCGTTTAAGGTTAAGTACATAATGAATAGGCGCCGTGGGGGGGAGGTCAAAAGTGGAGACAGGGTTTGCGGCGGTAGGAGCTCTCAGAGTGGTGGGAGTGTCCGCGGGGGTAGAAGCTCTAAGAGTGTCGGGAGCAACCGCAGTGAAGCGCCGCTTGGCCAAGCCGTGCCGGAGGTGGACGCCACCCCCAATGGGATAACCCACCCAGCCAGTGGGTGCGACAGTAGCGAACCCCCCAGGAGGAAGCCCTCCCGTGATGGTAGCCCCAATTCTGCTAACAACGCAAAGGAGGAAGGTTCGCAAGATGAGGAGGGACCTTCCgaggggggaagaggagAGGAAACCCATCCGGGTGATCCGCACCATTCGGGTGATCTGCACCATTCGGGTGATCCGCACCATTCGGGGGAGACCCCCCGGTGTGAGACttccaaaaggggagcacAAGGGTGCCACAGCCGCtacagcaggagcagcactCCGTTCTCCTTCAAGTGTGTAGTGAACAATTTGAGCAAAAAGGACGTTCGATTAAAAAGATCGGCTAGCATGACTCAGTCGTTTAAGGACACATACGACATGTGCAAGGAAAACCCTGACACGTGTAAGGCCAGTTCGAAGGAGAACTGCTCTCCCGTTTCTGCAACCGATTTGAAGAGCGAGCCGAGAAACGACGAATCGGATGTGCAGATAGGGTCTCCCAATTGGTGCACGAAGAAAAGCGCCGCAATAAATTCAGGGAAGGATAAAGTGGGGTATGATCCAACCGAAAACGGGGGAGTACCACCTCCCCGTGACAGTTCCTCCTCTATCTCCTCTACGGAGAAGGATATATTGTCCCCATTCGAAGTCAACCCAACACacacagaagaaaaaatcagcCTGAACAGAATCTACATGAACACTATCacgtataaatatataaaattatgcgATTTTAATACCTCCATTAAattgaaagaaaattacaagtATTTTAGCTATGTTTGCTCAAGGTATTACAGAGCTCCTGAGTTGCTTTTCGGATCGAACTACTACAGCCAGGCCATTGACACCTGGTCCATAG GCTGCGTCATGGGAGAACTCATCCTGGGGAAGCCCCTCTTTCTTGGAGATTGTGCATCGGACCAGCTGGtcgaaataataaaaatactgGGAACACCGAATGATGAAGATTTCCTCTCCTTTAAAAGTGGCCACAAGAATGTAAAGCTACCTCAAGTCAAACCAATAACGCTAAAGAAGCTGATAAAAAATCAGAGTTCCCAGGAGAGTATCGATTTGCTCGGAAAGCTACTCCAGTTCAACCCTCAGAAGAGAATCAAATTGTGCAATGCACTATTACACACGTACTTTGATGACATACGTAATTTAAATGCTTTCAAGGATGATCACAATGGAGGAAGTACTTCCCCCTTGCCGTACATAACTAACTGTTTTAATTTCACGAAGGAGGAGCTCCTACACTTCACCGtcgaggagagaaaaatccTTGTACCCCTGGAAGTACGGCGAAGGAAGTTGGACGAGGTCATGCAGTACATAGACATGACGATGGAAAACTTCGATAAGATGTACCCGAATAAG